A window of Actinomadura viridis genomic DNA:
ACTGCGACCATCAGGAATCGGCCGGCCGGCCGCCGTCCCCGCCTCGGGCCGGTGGCTGCTGGCTCTTGCCCGGCGGGGAGGGCGCGTTGAGGTCGAAGCGAACCCCGACCATGCGGATGGCGAAGCAGGCGGTGGCCGCACCCAGTGCGGCGGGGATGCCGTAGACGCCGCCCTGGACGGTGGCGACGGTGATCGCGGCGCCGACCAGGGCGGGGATCGCGTACAGGTCGGCGCGCAGCACCGAGGGGATCTGACGCAGCAACGTGTCACGCATGGTGCCGCCGCCCACCCCGGTGATCGCACCGAGGATGACCGCCTGCCCCAGGCCGAGCCCGAAGTCGAGCGCCTTGCTCGCCCCTGTGACCGCGAAGAGGCTCAACCCGGCGGCGTCCAGCACGGTGATCGGTAGCGCCAGCCGGTCCAGCCGCTGGCTGAGGAAGAACGCGACCAGCCCGCCCGCGGCGGCCACCGCCAGGTAGCGCCAGTCGCTGAAGGTGGCCGGCGGCAGGGCGCCGAGGAGGATGTCACGGATGATGCCGCCGCCCAACGCTGTGATCATGCCGAGGGTGACGACGCCGACGATGTCCAGGCGGGCCATGCGGACGGCCGTCAGCGCGCCGTTGAGCGCGAAGGCGAAAGTACCGGTCAGATCCAGGGCGAGCAGCAGCGACGCTTCGGCGGCCATGCGATGTGTGTACACGATCGCGCCGCCTTCCGTCCCCGTCCCCGCGTGGACGGCGGCGATCCGGCGGCTTCCTCTAACGGCGGGAGAACTCGGCCCTGACCTTGCTCGACCAGAGGAACGGCTGGGCGCCGAGCCAGATCAGGCCCAGGAGCATGAGAGGGGCGATGAGGGGGGCGTTGTGGTCCGAGTCCAGGTCAAGACCCGACCCTGCCGCCTCGTAGATGGCCACGACCCAGAGCAGGGCCACCAGGCCTTCGACGAGCACGGCCACGGCGATCAGGACACGGCGGGCGGACGGGTCCGTCACCCGTCCGGCGAGCGACGGGTTCACGGCAGCGAAGGCGAGCATGAACGCGAGCGTGCTCAGCACCCAGGAGATCTCGAACCCGATGTTGGGCTCGATGACCGGGATGTC
This region includes:
- a CDS encoding trimeric intracellular cation channel family protein — protein: MAAEASLLLALDLTGTFAFALNGALTAVRMARLDIVGVVTLGMITALGGGIIRDILLGALPPATFSDWRYLAVAAAGGLVAFFLSQRLDRLALPITVLDAAGLSLFAVTGASKALDFGLGLGQAVILGAITGVGGGTMRDTLLRQIPSVLRADLYAIPALVGAAITVATVQGGVYGIPAALGAATACFAIRMVGVRFDLNAPSPPGKSQQPPARGGDGGRPADS